Proteins encoded by one window of Myxococcales bacterium:
- a CDS encoding CidA/LrgA family protein — MLRGLLLVSFFTALGEAFERLARLPLPGPVLGLVALLVALRAGLVPRAAIAEACGALTGRMALFIVPAAVAIFGPTSVELISSALVPVVVASVVSTLVVFAVVGLTAQRMARS, encoded by the coding sequence ATGCTGCGAGGCCTCCTGCTCGTGTCCTTTTTCACCGCGCTCGGCGAGGCGTTCGAGCGCCTCGCGCGCTTGCCCCTGCCCGGCCCGGTCCTCGGCCTCGTGGCGCTGCTCGTCGCGCTCAGGGCGGGGCTCGTGCCGCGGGCCGCGATCGCCGAGGCCTGCGGCGCGCTCACGGGGCGCATGGCGCTCTTCATCGTGCCGGCGGCGGTGGCCATCTTTGGCCCTACGAGCGTGGAGCTCATCTCGAGCGCGCTCGTGCCCGTCGTGGTCGCCTCCGTGGTGAGCACACTCGTGGTGTTCGCCGTGGTCGGGCTCACCGCGCAGCGCATGGCTCGGTCATGA
- a CDS encoding SUMF1/EgtB/PvdO family nonheme iron enzyme: MRAHFVVVALACGSLVGAAACSHAEPDDAAAATARKASAAPAPTPPDATADGADASIDAAPLVEGGASSAACPADMVYVDTEFCPKVERECVELEKDTTNHLKICHEYAKGKQKCLVPTEHRQFCIDPYEYPNKAGGHPAWNATWYEAQASCEAHGKRLCWSSEWTAACEGPEHTPFPYGWKRDHDVCNIDNFYVNPEKKYGAFLFSSKDPETRLAELSRLDQSVPSGSMPGCKSGFGVYDQTGNFDEWAIHDEKAVEKSRFAALKGGAWGHVRNQCRPSSHAHTPDEWYYFWSFRCCKDAAGAPSWKPPADAGNTPAPTVEAHDFFPDPIIAKSPPGPSKAKFDYRDDRRRKAKAAPATGPGK, translated from the coding sequence ATGAGAGCCCACTTCGTCGTCGTCGCCCTCGCCTGTGGCTCGCTCGTGGGCGCAGCCGCGTGCAGCCACGCGGAGCCCGACGACGCGGCGGCCGCGACCGCGCGCAAGGCCAGCGCCGCGCCCGCCCCGACGCCCCCCGACGCCACCGCCGACGGCGCCGACGCCTCGATCGACGCGGCGCCCCTGGTGGAGGGCGGCGCCTCGTCGGCCGCGTGTCCCGCCGACATGGTGTACGTCGACACGGAGTTCTGTCCGAAGGTCGAGCGCGAGTGCGTGGAGCTCGAAAAGGACACGACGAACCACCTCAAGATTTGCCACGAATACGCGAAGGGAAAGCAGAAGTGCCTCGTGCCTACCGAGCACCGCCAGTTCTGCATCGACCCGTACGAGTACCCGAACAAGGCGGGCGGCCACCCCGCGTGGAACGCGACTTGGTATGAAGCGCAGGCGTCGTGCGAGGCCCACGGGAAGCGCCTCTGCTGGAGCAGCGAGTGGACCGCCGCGTGCGAGGGTCCGGAGCACACGCCCTTCCCCTACGGGTGGAAGCGCGATCACGACGTGTGCAACATCGACAATTTCTATGTGAACCCTGAGAAGAAGTACGGGGCGTTCCTGTTCTCGTCGAAGGACCCGGAGACGCGCCTCGCCGAGCTGTCGCGACTCGACCAGAGCGTGCCGTCGGGCTCGATGCCTGGCTGCAAGAGCGGCTTCGGCGTGTACGACCAGACTGGCAACTTCGACGAGTGGGCCATTCACGACGAAAAAGCCGTCGAGAAGTCCCGCTTCGCGGCGCTGAAGGGCGGCGCGTGGGGTCACGTCAGAAACCAGTGCCGGCCCTCGAGCCACGCGCACACGCCCGACGAGTGGTACTACTTCTGGTCGTTCCGCTGCTGCAAGGACGCGGCCGGCGCGCCCTCGTGGAAGCCCCCGGCCGACGCCGGCAACACCCCCGCGCCCACGGTGGAGGCGCACGACTTCTTCCCCGATCCCATCATCGCGAAGAGCCCGCCAGGCCCGTCGAAAGCCAAGTTCGACTACCGCGACGACCGCCGGCGGAAGGCCAAGGCGGCGCCAGCGACGGGCCCTGGAAAATAG
- a CDS encoding DUF1704 domain-containing protein, with translation MNLELREASSQARALRPAAELLAEAAREARLLGAATPVNLTEERARLAQALARGECPRPRWRYGRGGRGELRARLTRLARALEGVEGPLAALYLARAEELALECALVGAVGTGAFGPLAARRFLEAEGVDRGLDFAREHVGDHEPEAALGPSLPSHDPSPSSLVSRMRAELSARGIPFRVCVVEGLSALAATGDGAVFVAHGRETRGDDVPRTVLHELDGHVLPRVRAAAAPLALFRFGAARATDDQEGYALLLEERGGFLGPARRRELSARRVAVQLAVDGASYGECARALMTRHAFEAGAAARLAERVYRGGDGVCLGLARDRVYLDAWLRLRAAFAEEPHLEGLVSGGQISLAAARALAGHPLD, from the coding sequence ATGAACCTCGAGCTCCGAGAGGCCTCGTCGCAAGCCCGCGCCCTGCGTCCAGCGGCCGAGCTCCTGGCTGAGGCGGCGCGTGAGGCTCGCCTCCTCGGCGCGGCGACCCCCGTGAACCTCACCGAAGAGCGCGCGCGGCTCGCGCAGGCGCTCGCGCGTGGCGAGTGCCCGCGCCCCCGGTGGCGCTACGGCCGCGGCGGCCGAGGCGAGCTGCGGGCCCGCCTCACGCGGCTCGCGCGCGCGCTCGAAGGCGTCGAGGGGCCCCTCGCGGCCCTCTACCTCGCGCGCGCCGAGGAGCTCGCGCTCGAGTGTGCGCTCGTGGGCGCCGTGGGCACGGGCGCCTTCGGCCCGCTCGCCGCGCGCCGCTTCCTCGAGGCTGAGGGCGTCGATCGCGGCCTCGACTTCGCGCGTGAGCACGTGGGCGACCACGAGCCGGAGGCCGCCCTCGGGCCCTCGCTCCCGTCGCACGATCCGTCCCCGTCCTCGCTCGTGTCTCGGATGCGCGCCGAGCTCTCCGCGCGCGGCATCCCGTTTCGCGTCTGTGTGGTGGAGGGGCTCTCCGCGCTCGCGGCAACCGGCGACGGCGCGGTCTTCGTCGCGCACGGCCGCGAGACCCGAGGGGACGACGTACCCCGCACCGTCCTCCACGAGCTCGACGGCCACGTGCTCCCCCGCGTGCGCGCGGCCGCCGCGCCGCTCGCCCTCTTTCGCTTTGGGGCGGCGCGCGCCACGGACGACCAGGAGGGCTACGCGCTGCTGCTCGAGGAGCGCGGCGGCTTCCTCGGCCCGGCGCGGCGCCGCGAGCTCTCCGCGCGGCGCGTGGCCGTCCAGCTCGCCGTCGACGGGGCATCGTATGGCGAGTGTGCGCGCGCCCTGATGACTCGGCACGCGTTCGAGGCCGGGGCCGCCGCGCGGCTCGCCGAGCGCGTCTACCGTGGTGGAGACGGCGTCTGTCTCGGACTGGCGCGCGACCGCGTCTACCTCGACGCGTGGCTGCGGCTCCGGGCCGCCTTCGCCGAGGAACCCCACCTCGAGGGGCTCGTGTCGGGCGGCCAGATCTCGCTCGCAGCGGCGCGCGCGCTCGCCGGGCATCCCCTCGACTGA
- a CDS encoding ABC-F family ATP-binding cassette domain-containing protein, whose product MIRLDSIGRQHGQQILFTDASAAINRGEKVGLVGPNGSGKTTIFRMILKEETPDTGTVSVDRGTTIGYFSQDVGDMHGATVVAMAMAGAGAVAEVASELRELEGAFSDPDRADEMDALVQRYGEAQARFEELGGYALEGRAREVLAGLGFAQEVMDGPVESLSGGWKMRVELARVLLMRPDVLLLDEPTNHLDLESILWLEGYLKSFDGALVMTSHDREFMNRIVSKILEIDGGELTTYSGNYDFYERQRAIAERNAEAQYERQQAMLAKEEAFIARFKARASHAAQVQSRVKKLEKIEKVEPPKRRRKVSFDFPKPPRSGEDIVSLEGIDKSFGSRRIYSAFTMLIRRRERWCVMGINGAGKSTLLKLVVGQLAPDAGKVSVGPSVKVGYFSQHAMDLLSPDDSVWDSLVKDFPKASVGALKTLAGVFGFSGDDVEKRCRVLSGGEKARVVLAKMLFDPPNFLVLDEPTNHLDMDTKEMMISTLKDFEGTMLFVSHDRHFLAELSNRVLEINAGDARLYGGGYSEYVAESGHEAPLRAG is encoded by the coding sequence ATGATCCGGCTCGACTCGATTGGGCGCCAGCACGGCCAGCAGATCCTCTTCACCGACGCCTCGGCCGCGATCAATCGCGGCGAGAAGGTAGGGCTCGTGGGCCCGAACGGCTCGGGCAAGACCACGATATTTCGAATGATTTTGAAGGAGGAGACCCCCGACACGGGGACGGTCTCCGTCGACCGAGGCACCACCATCGGCTACTTCAGCCAGGACGTCGGCGACATGCACGGCGCGACCGTGGTCGCGATGGCGATGGCCGGCGCGGGGGCGGTGGCCGAGGTCGCGAGCGAGCTCCGTGAGCTCGAGGGGGCCTTCTCGGATCCCGATCGGGCCGACGAAATGGACGCCCTCGTCCAGCGCTACGGCGAGGCGCAGGCCCGCTTCGAAGAGCTCGGCGGGTACGCGCTCGAGGGGCGCGCGCGCGAGGTGCTCGCGGGGCTCGGCTTCGCCCAGGAGGTGATGGACGGCCCCGTGGAGAGCCTCTCGGGCGGCTGGAAGATGCGCGTGGAGCTCGCGCGCGTGCTCCTCATGCGACCCGACGTGCTCCTGCTCGACGAGCCCACGAACCACCTCGACCTCGAGTCGATCCTCTGGCTGGAGGGCTACTTGAAGTCGTTCGACGGCGCGCTCGTCATGACCTCCCACGACCGCGAGTTCATGAACCGCATCGTGAGCAAGATCCTGGAGATCGACGGCGGCGAGCTCACCACGTATTCGGGCAACTACGACTTCTACGAGCGCCAGCGTGCGATCGCCGAGCGCAACGCCGAGGCCCAGTACGAGCGGCAGCAGGCCATGCTCGCGAAGGAGGAGGCGTTCATCGCGCGCTTCAAGGCCCGCGCGAGCCACGCGGCGCAGGTGCAGTCGCGCGTGAAGAAGCTCGAGAAGATCGAGAAGGTCGAGCCTCCCAAGCGCCGGCGCAAGGTGTCGTTCGACTTCCCGAAGCCGCCGCGCTCGGGCGAAGACATCGTGAGCCTCGAGGGCATCGACAAGTCGTTCGGGAGCCGGCGGATCTACTCGGCCTTCACGATGCTCATCCGGCGGCGCGAGCGCTGGTGCGTGATGGGCATCAACGGCGCGGGCAAGTCCACGCTGCTCAAGCTCGTGGTGGGGCAGCTCGCGCCCGACGCGGGCAAGGTGTCGGTGGGACCGAGCGTGAAGGTTGGGTACTTCTCGCAGCACGCGATGGACCTCCTGTCCCCCGACGACTCCGTGTGGGACTCGCTCGTGAAGGACTTCCCGAAGGCCTCGGTGGGCGCCCTGAAGACGCTGGCGGGTGTGTTCGGCTTCTCGGGGGACGACGTCGAGAAGCGCTGTCGCGTGCTCTCCGGCGGCGAGAAGGCGCGCGTGGTGCTCGCCAAGATGCTCTTCGATCCGCCGAACTTCCTGGTGCTGGACGAGCCCACGAACCATCTCGACATGGACACCAAGGAGATGATGATTTCGACGCTGAAGGACTTCGAGGGGACCATGCTCTTCGTCTCCCACGACCGTCACTTCCTCGCCGAGCTGTCGAACCGCGTGCTCGAGATCAACGCGGGCGACGCTCGGCTCTACGGCGGAGGTTACAGCGAGTACGTGGCCGAGAGCGGCCACGAGGCGCCCCTCCGCGCGGGCTAG